In Pseudobacter ginsenosidimutans, the following are encoded in one genomic region:
- the xylA gene encoding xylose isomerase produces MDIVKGKKEYFSGIGTIRYEGAETDNPLAFRWYDENKTVAGKKMKEWLRFACAYWHSFCGSGADPFGEPTHIFPWDSNPDPIAKAKEKADAAFEFMTKLGLPFYCFHDVDVVDYTNDVADNEKRLQKLTACLKEKQAASGIQLLWGTANLFSNRRYMNGAATNPDFHVLAHGGAQVKAALDATIELGGQNYVFWGGREGYMSLLNTDMKREKEHLARFLHTAKDYARKNGFKGTFFIEPKPCEPSKHQYDYDSETVIGFLRQYDLMNDFKLNIEVNHATLAGHTFQHELQVAADAGLLGSIDANRGDYQNGWDTDQFPNNLNELAESMLVIVEANGFGGGGINFDAKIRRNSTDPEDLFHAHIGGMDTFARALLIAEAVLTKSDYKKIRASRYASFDAGKGKAFEEGKLTLEDLRNFAAANGEPAVTSGKQEYLENLINRFI; encoded by the coding sequence ATGGATATTGTGAAAGGAAAGAAAGAATATTTCAGCGGAATAGGAACCATCCGTTATGAAGGTGCAGAAACCGATAACCCACTGGCATTCCGGTGGTATGATGAAAACAAAACGGTTGCCGGAAAAAAAATGAAAGAATGGCTGCGCTTTGCCTGCGCCTACTGGCACAGCTTCTGCGGCAGCGGCGCCGACCCCTTTGGTGAACCTACGCATATCTTTCCGTGGGACAGCAACCCTGATCCCATCGCCAAAGCAAAAGAAAAGGCAGACGCTGCCTTTGAGTTCATGACCAAACTCGGCCTTCCTTTCTATTGCTTTCATGATGTGGATGTAGTGGACTACACCAATGATGTGGCCGATAATGAAAAAAGATTACAAAAACTCACAGCCTGCCTGAAAGAAAAGCAGGCAGCCAGCGGCATTCAATTGCTCTGGGGTACAGCCAATCTTTTTTCCAACAGAAGATATATGAACGGTGCAGCTACCAATCCGGATTTTCATGTGCTGGCTCACGGTGGCGCACAAGTGAAAGCTGCGCTGGATGCCACCATCGAACTGGGTGGTCAAAACTATGTTTTCTGGGGCGGTAGGGAAGGATATATGAGCCTCCTCAATACCGATATGAAACGTGAGAAGGAGCACCTGGCCAGGTTCCTGCATACCGCCAAAGACTATGCGAGAAAGAATGGTTTCAAAGGAACTTTCTTCATCGAGCCCAAACCATGTGAGCCGAGCAAACATCAGTACGATTATGACAGTGAAACTGTGATCGGTTTTCTCCGTCAGTACGATCTCATGAACGATTTCAAATTGAATATCGAGGTGAACCACGCCACTCTCGCCGGACATACTTTCCAGCATGAGCTGCAAGTGGCTGCGGACGCGGGCTTGCTGGGATCCATCGATGCCAACCGCGGTGATTATCAGAACGGATGGGATACAGACCAGTTCCCCAATAACCTCAATGAGCTGGCGGAATCCATGCTGGTGATTGTGGAGGCCAACGGATTTGGCGGAGGAGGTATCAATTTCGATGCGAAGATCCGTCGTAACAGCACAGATCCGGAGGACCTGTTCCATGCACATATCGGTGGAATGGACACATTCGCGCGCGCATTGCTGATTGCCGAAGCGGTACTCACAAAATCAGATTACAAAAAGATCCGTGCCAGCCGTTATGCATCTTTCGATGCCGGAAAGGGTAAAGCATTTGAAGAGGGAAAGCTTACACTGGAAGACCTGCGCAATTTTGCTGCAGCAAACGGTGAGCCTGCCGTAACAAGCGGAAAGCAGGAGTACCTCGAAAACCTGATCAACAGATTCATCTGA
- a CDS encoding xylulokinase, with amino-acid sequence MLNGSGSRLFLSSVPSLIRAYPLSCCYEPLKSLNKNMLLLGIDTGTSSIKVSVVDAVTQRLLATAQYPETEADIISLQPGWAEQSPDQWWENIKQAILKCHATGLYEPKDIAAIGIAYQMHGLVLVDANQHVLRNAIIWCDSRAVETGEAAFQAIGEEHCLSHLLNSPGNFTAAKLAWVKQHEPELYSRIRYVMLPGDFVSMKLTGEINTTVEALSEGIFWDFKTNSLSEEVLNYFGFDKSLFPEIHPVFAPHGYLKAAVADRLGLRSGIPVAYKSGDQPNNALSLNVLHPGEVAATAGTSGVIYGVSDQLAYDKASRINTFAHVNHHLPEQMGGEGVHTNRTGILLCINGVGIFNKWIRNIAGSNLSYAALNDAAAGVPEGAEGLIALPFGNGAERMLNNRTIGGHLLNLDFNQHTAAHTIRAVQEGIAFAFRYGLDIMRENGIHPTVVRAGKSNLFLSEVFTDAFVETNQVEMEFYEGDGSFGAAIGAGIGAGIYPDLASASGKRRPISITSPSGLSHYEPLYQRWKAALQEKLDQ; translated from the coding sequence TTGCTGAATGGATCCGGTTCCAGGCTCTTCCTTTCATCTGTTCCATCCCTCATTCGCGCTTATCCGCTCTCTTGCTGTTACGAACCATTAAAATCACTCAATAAGAACATGCTCCTCCTTGGAATAGATACCGGTACCTCCTCCATCAAAGTTTCTGTAGTGGATGCTGTAACTCAAAGGCTGCTGGCCACCGCCCAGTATCCCGAAACGGAAGCGGATATCATCTCCCTTCAACCCGGCTGGGCCGAACAAAGCCCAGACCAATGGTGGGAAAATATCAAACAGGCCATCCTGAAATGCCATGCTACCGGTCTCTATGAACCGAAAGATATTGCCGCCATCGGCATCGCTTACCAAATGCATGGACTGGTGCTGGTAGACGCCAATCAGCATGTGCTGCGCAATGCCATCATCTGGTGCGATAGTCGCGCTGTCGAAACTGGTGAAGCCGCTTTCCAGGCCATCGGAGAAGAACATTGTTTATCACATCTGCTCAATTCGCCCGGCAATTTCACTGCCGCCAAACTCGCCTGGGTAAAGCAACACGAGCCGGAACTTTACAGCAGGATCCGTTACGTGATGCTGCCCGGAGATTTTGTGAGCATGAAGCTCACAGGAGAGATCAATACTACAGTTGAAGCGCTTTCGGAAGGCATCTTCTGGGATTTCAAGACCAACTCCTTATCTGAAGAAGTACTGAATTATTTTGGTTTCGATAAAAGTCTTTTCCCGGAGATCCATCCCGTATTTGCACCGCATGGCTATCTGAAGGCTGCAGTGGCGGACAGGCTTGGACTTCGGTCAGGCATTCCCGTTGCTTACAAATCCGGCGATCAACCCAACAATGCTTTATCGCTGAATGTGCTGCATCCCGGTGAAGTGGCTGCTACTGCAGGTACTTCCGGTGTGATCTATGGCGTGAGTGATCAGCTTGCGTATGATAAAGCCAGCCGCATCAACACTTTCGCGCATGTGAACCATCACCTGCCTGAGCAGATGGGCGGTGAAGGAGTGCATACCAATCGCACGGGCATCCTTCTTTGCATCAACGGCGTTGGCATCTTCAACAAATGGATCAGGAATATTGCAGGTAGCAATCTCAGCTATGCAGCCCTCAACGATGCAGCGGCAGGCGTTCCCGAAGGAGCAGAAGGATTGATCGCATTGCCATTCGGTAATGGAGCCGAACGAATGCTCAACAACCGCACTATCGGCGGTCATCTGCTCAATCTCGATTTCAATCAACATACAGCCGCGCATACGATCCGCGCTGTGCAGGAAGGGATCGCATTCGCTTTCCGTTACGGTTTGGACATCATGCGCGAGAATGGCATCCATCCCACGGTGGTGCGTGCAGGAAAAAGCAATCTCTTCTTAAGTGAAGTGTTCACCGATGCATTTGTTGAAACCAACCAGGTTGAAATGGAATTCTATGAAGGCGATGGCAGCTTCGGAGCAGCCATTGGTGCAGGCATTGGCGCAGGTATCTATCCTGATCTCGCAAGCGCTTCCGGAAAACGCCGGCCCATCAGCATTACAAGTCCATCAGGCCTTAGCCACTACGAACCATTGTACCAGCGATGGAAAGCAGCACTACAGGAAAAACTCGATCAATAA